A genomic stretch from Lathyrus oleraceus cultivar Zhongwan6 chromosome 2, CAAS_Psat_ZW6_1.0, whole genome shotgun sequence includes:
- the LOC127117688 gene encoding WEB family protein At5g16730, chloroplastic produces MVPMMQQQYRMEQYDDKLSQSKERMRKLEEEKDRAVKELREIKMVAEKTNAMVDEVIATKRTGNNNSDMSFKKHEQQLSDKDDLLSEYRRKLQESEAELEKRRESETNLFDTLVVQTKQLEQNKILLEESRHEISCLEEKLKTLQLGANKMDDSEEKKVKERELAKKKLNESRGDETVEEEGLFALEARSLVEELNLLKSELKSATKAEENSKKAMDDLAFALKEVATEANQVKAKLTLSLVELEHTKGDAERWKVMLETTEEKYKELLDATRKEADRFKNTAERLRLEAEESLSAWNGKETEFVTCIKRAEEERLLTQQETARVVELLKEAEGKIKNSKEENQKLRDILKQALNEANVAKEAAEIAKAENARLKDSLTLLVHENEMLKIHEAASFENIKELKKLLPETSSKEFRNEDIEKYSAIKEGIKAKEHKESKSLSKTFSLNLKDMITNKQPPKVVNNEEVTNNKEITEDDTLKGSIFDEVDESSDESPNHDVDTGVPEDFDNLDESNFDDYEGDRNNRKRRALLRRFGDLIRRKSTNLSSEKIFQ; encoded by the coding sequence ATGGTTCCAATGATGCAACAGCAGTATCGTATGGAGCAATATGATGATAAATTGAGTCAAAGTAAGGAGCGTATgagaaaactggaggaagaaaAAGATAGAGCTGTGAAAGAGCTTCGAGAGATTAAAATGGTAGCTGAGAAAACCAATGCTATGGTTGATGAAGTAATAGCCACAAAGAGGACTGGAAACAATAATTCTGATATGTCGTTTAAAAAGCATGAACAACAATTGTCTGATAAGGATGATTTGTTGTCGGAGTACAGAAGGAAGCTTCAGGAATCGGAGGCGGAGTTGGAGAAGCGGAGAGAATCGGAGACGAATTTGTTTGATACGTTGGTGGTGCAGACGAAACAGCTTGAGCAGAATAAGATTTTACTTGAAGAGTCACGGCATGAGATTTCTTGTCTTGAAGAGAAGTTGAAGACGCTTCAATTAGGTGCGAACAAAATGGATGATTCCGAGGAGAAGAAAGTGAAGGAACGAGAGTTGGCAAAGAAGAAGTTGAATGAAAGTCGCGGGGATGAGACCGTGGAAGAGGAGGGACTATTCGCTTTGGAGGCGAGGAGTTTGGTAGAAGAACTGAATTTGCTTAAAAGCGAGCTGAAATCGGCAACTAAAGCGGAGGAGAATAGCAAGAAAGCGATGGATGATTTGGCGTTCGCGTTGAAAGAAGTAGCGACGGAAGCTAACCAAGTGAAAGCGAAACTAACGTTGAGCCTAGTTGAATTGGAACACACGAAAGGTGACGCGGAGCGTTGGAAAGTGATGTTAGAAACCACGGAAGAGAAGTACAAAGAGCTTCTGGATGCGACGAGGAAAGAAGCGGATAGGTTTAAAAACACCGCAGAGAGGTTGAGATTAGAAGCGGAAGAATCACTTTCTGCGTGGAATGGGAAAGAAACTGAGTTTGTGACTTGTATTAAAAGagctgaggaggaaaggttgctTACACAGCAAGAAACAGCAAGAGTGGTTGAATTGCTTAAAGAAGCTGAGGGTAAGATAAAGAATTCAAAAGAAGAGAATCAAAAACTGCGCGATATACTAAAACAAGCGTTGAATGAAGCTAATGTTGCGAAAGAAGCTGCTGAAATCGCGAAAGCTGAAAATGCTAGATTAAAAGATAGTCTAACTTTGCTTGTTCATGAGAATGAGATGTTGAAAATTCATGAAGCTGCGTCGTTCGAGAATATCAAAGAGTTGAAAAAATTGCTACCAGAAACATCATCAAAAGAGTTTCGAAACGAAGATATCGAGAAATATTCTGCGATAAAGGAAGGTATAAAAGCAAAGGAGCATAAAGAATCAAAAAGTTTAAGCAAAACTTTTAGTCTGAATTTGAAAGACATGATAACAAATAAGCAACCACCCAAAGTGGTGAATAATGAAGAGGTTACTAATAACAAAGAAATCACAGAAGATGATACATTGAAGGGTTCGATATTTGATGAAGTGGATGAATCATCTGATGAATCACCAAATCATGATGTTGATACGGGAGTTCCGGAGGATTTTGATAATTTAGATGAGTCAAATTTTGATGATTATGAAGGTGATAGGAACAACAGAAAGAGAAGAGCATTGCTGAGAAGATTTGGTGATCTTATAAGGAGAAAAAGTACTAATTTATCATCGGAAAAAATCTTCCAATGA
- the LOC127121658 gene encoding probable galacturonosyltransferase-like 4, translating into MVFWSFTTTYKVVVLLLSLLSLLQPLTSIRLGLVRLPLPDLPSFREAPAFRNGIGCGSSEADRINVAMTLDVNYLRGTMAAVLSMLQHSTCPENLAFYFLSAHKSPKLFTSIRSTFPYLNMTIYRFDSNRVRGKISKSIRQALDQPLNYARIYLADTIPKNVRRVIYLDSDLVVVDDIAKLWGVDMEGKIVAAPEYCHANFSLYFTKEFWQDPVLSKTFKGRNPCYFNTGVMVMDVDKWRKEKYTEKVEKWMAVQKQRKRIYHLGSLPPFLLVLAGNIKAVDHRWNQHGLGGDNLEGKCRSLHPGPISLLHWSGKGKPWLRLDSRKPCIVDHLWAPYDLYRSSRHFFEEY; encoded by the coding sequence ATGGTCTTTTGGAGTTTCACCACCACCTACAAAGTAGTTGTTTTACTCCTAAGCCTCCTGTCCCTTCTTCAACCCCTCACCTCTATCCGCCTTGGCCTTGTCCGTTTACCCTTGCCAGACCTCCCTTCTTTTCGCGAAGCTCCCGCTTTCCGAAACGGCATTGGATGTGGCTCATCAGAGGCTGATCGGATCAACGTTGCCATGACCCTAGATGTCAATTACCTCCGTGGAACAATGGCTGCAGTGTTATCCATGCTGCAGCATTCAACATGTCCAGAAAATCTTGCTTTTTACTTTTTATCTGCTCATAAATCTCCTAAACTATTCACAAGTATAAGATCAACGTTCCCTTATCTAAACATGACGATTTATCGGTTCGATTCTAACCGCGTTCGCGGCAAGATATCGAAGTCCATTCGACAAGCATTGGATCAGCCTCTGAATTATGCAAGGATATATCTTGCAGATACAATACCGAAGAATGTACGACGTGTTATATATTTAGATTCAGACCTTGTCGTGGTCGACGATATAGCGAAACTCTGGGGTGTAGACATGGAAGGAAAAATAGTAGCTGCACCAGAATATTGCCATGCAAATTTCTCGTTGTATTTCACGAAAGAGTTTTGGCAGGATCCTGTTCTTTCAAAGACGTTTAAGGGAAGAAACCCTTGTTATTTCAACACTGGTGTAATGGTGATGGATGTGGACAAATGGAGAAAAGAAAAATATAcagaaaaagttgaaaaatggaTGGCAGTTCAGAAGCAACGTAAGAGGATATATCATTTAGGTTCTCTTCCACCATTTTTGTTGGTTCTGGCAGGGAATATTAAAGCTGTTGATCATAGGTGGAACCAACATGGTTTAGGTGGAGATAACCTTGAAGGTAAATGTAGAAGCTTACATCCAGGTCCTATTAGTTTGTTGCATTGGAGTGGAAAGGGTAAGCCATGGTTGAGGTTGGATTCTAGAAAGCCATGCATTGTGGATCACTTATGGGCTCCTTATGATCTATATCGATCTTCGCGACACTTTTTCGAAGAATATTGA
- the LOC127117689 gene encoding DEAD-box ATP-dependent RNA helicase 32 produces the protein MRRPKSKQFRKQQRLSEEDDIKQLNSWIQFQKPDSGSNPMSLPPLPKNSPVGHLGDNTFSRYAGVVRFEQLPLSKKTKDALRSSKFVSMTDIQRASLPHALCGRDVLGAAKTGSGKTLAFIIPVLEKLYRERWGPEDGVGSIIISPTRELAGQIFEVLNSVGKYHGFSAGLLIGGRKDVDTEKERVNELNILICTPGRLLQHMDETPNFDCSQMQVLVLDEADRILDSGFKKELNAIISQLPKRRQTMLFSATQTKSVQDLARLSLKDPEYLSVHEESVAATPTLLKQIVMIVPLDQKLDMLWTFIKTHLQFKTIVFLSSCKQVNYVYEAFRKLHPGIPLKCLHGRMKQEKRMAIYSEFCENRSVLFSTDVAARGLDFNKAVDWVVQVDCPENVASYIHRVGRTARYKSDGKSVLFLLPSETQMLEKLEAAKVPVHLVKPKKEKLQPVSSLLASLLVKYPELQQRAQRAFVTYLRSIHLQKDKEIFDILKLPIDEYSASLGLPMTPKIRFINQKLKSKAVSTKSNLAEPVDPNQENVLEGSREKLDKIVFKDEEIENDLLQAADTSKEDDTKSADIGELIPATRLLKKKKLKINLHRPLGSRVVFDDEGNTLPPLARIAGTQSVKDSLLIDPEQKAEYYKRMREDLKKADKEDKLVERQRLREKRIKQKMKRKADNMEEEDNQDNISGSEEDETVNKRRHKKSKIYFDSDSDEGERKEVTGNQGITLQEQEALALKLLQSMQA, from the exons ATGAGAAGACCTAAATCCAAACAGTTTCGTAAACAACAACGCCTCTCAGAAGAAGATGATATCAAGCAGTTGAATTCATGGATTCAGTTCCAGAAACCAGATTCCGGTTCGAACCCAATGTCTCTACCACCTCTCCCCAAAAACTCCCCTGTCGGTCACCTCGGCGACAATACGTTCTCCCGCTACGCCGGCGTCGTGAGGTTTGAGCAGTTGCCACTGTCGAAGAAAACCAAAGACGCATTGCGAAGCTCCAAGTTCGTTTCCATGACTGATATTCAAAGAGCTTCTCTTCCTCATGCACTCTGTGGCCGTGATGTTCTCGGTGCCGCTAAAACTGGCTCCGGGAAAACACTTGCTTTCATTATCCCA GTGTTGGAGAAATTGTATAGAGAGAGATGGGGACCGGAAGATGGGGTTGGGAGCATAATAATATCACCTACAAGAGAATTAGCTGGTCAGATATTCGAGGTGTTGAATTCTGTTGGGAAGTACCATGGTTTTAGTGCTGGTCTCCTCATTGGTGGTCGTAAGGATGTTGACACTGAGAAAGAACGTGTCAACGAGCTCAACATTTTGATCTGCACACCTGGTCGCCTTCTACAACACATGGATGAAACTCCTAATTTTGATTGTTCACAGATGCAG GTTTTGGTACTAGATGAGGCTGATCGTATTCTTGACAGTGGATTCAAGAAGGAACTAAATGCAATCATCTCACAGTTACCAAAACGTAGGCAAACTATGCTTTTCTCAGCAACTCAAACGAAATCAGTTCAAGATCTTGCAAGACTAAGTTTGAAGGACCCAGAGTATCTGAGTGTACATGAAGAGTCTGTGGCTGCCACTCCTACTCTCTTGAAGCAAATTGTGATGATTGTTCCTCTGGATCAAAAGTTAGATATGCTGTGGACTTTCATAAAGACTCATCTACAGTTCAAAACAATTGTCTTTCTATCAAGCTGTAAACAG GTAAATTATGTCTATGAAGCATTTAGAAAACTTCACCCTGGCATACCGTTGAAGTGCCTCCATGGGAGGATGAAACAGGAAAAAAGAATGGCAATATATTCCGAGTTCTGTGAGAATCGCTCAGTTCTCTTCTCAACTGATGTAGCTGCAAGAGGCCTTGATTTTAATAAAGCAGTTGACTGGGTTGTTCAG GTAGATTGTCCTGAAAATGTAGCATCTTACATACATAGAGTTGGCCGTACTGCTCGTTATAAATCTGATGGAAAGTCAGTTTTGTTTCTATTGCCTTCAGAAACTCAAATGCTTGAAAAGTTAGAAGCAGCAAAGGTTCCAGTGCATTTAGTCAAG CCAAAGAAAGAAAAACTGCAACCAGTGTCCAGCTTGTTGGCATCTTTACTAGTCAAATACCCAGAACTTCAGCAGCGAGCCCAAAGGGCATTTGTCACCTACTTGAGATCCATCCATCTCCAAAAGGATAAAGAgatttttgatattttgaaacTTCCTATTGATGAGTATTCAGCATCATTAGGTCTACCGATGACCCCCAAAATTCGTTTTATAAACCAGAAACTTAAATCTAAAGCTGTGTCAACAAAATCAAATTTAGCTGAACCAGTGGATCCAAACCAGGAAAATGTCTTAGAAGGTTCTAGAGAAAAGCTAGACAAAATTGTTTTCAAAGACGAGGAAATTGAAAACGATCTTCTTCAAGCAGCTGATACCTCAAAAGAAGATGACACGAAGTCAGCTGATATTGGAGAATTAAT ACCAGCAACTCGTTTATTAAAGAAAAAAAAGCTCAAGATTAACTTGCATAGACCACTAGGGAGTCGAGTTGTATTCGATGATGAAGGCAACACACTTCCTCCACTAGCCAGGATTGCTGGCACACAAAGTGTCAAGGATTCATTGCTAATTGATCCAG AACAAAAAGCTGAATACTATAAAAGGATGCGAGAGGATTTGAAGAAGGCAGATAAGGAAGATAAACTTGTAGAGCGTCAGCGACTTAGAGAAAAAAGAATCAAGCAGAAAATGAAACGGAAGGCTGATAATATGGAAGAAGAGGACAACCAAGATAATATCTCTGGGTCAGAAGAAGACGAAACTGTAAATAAACGCCGCCATAAAAAGAGTAAAATATACTTTGATAGTGACAGTGACGAGGGTGAAAGAAAAGAAGTCACAGGTAATCAAGGTATTACTTTGCAGGAGCAAGAAGCTTTGGCTTTGAAGCTGTTGCAATCCATGCAAGCATAG